A DNA window from Denticeps clupeoides unplaced genomic scaffold, fDenClu1.1, whole genome shotgun sequence contains the following coding sequences:
- the LOC114782585 gene encoding uncharacterized protein LOC114782585 has protein sequence MSASDSDYSIDWLASDDEESELEPECQKRAAEQVWCLDARQRLRDQVRDGTLVAKDGEERERHPSTGCDFRSTCLDSCGMEQNWASESPPSRKRLGQKRPHSPGLAEHHNQLTANQREKNLLFASKCMELQCYIPPLSSILNGLRSGRYRERLSSFQESVAMDRIQRIMGVLQNPHMGERYVNIVLKMEEMLKSWFPHIKPQNHSTEEWRADTTPSKKQKLSMPPLASPAQPVAVVSLASATTIHTGTKTLRLSHLTPPGYYSATHLKWLHTSPICSPSAEQAQGILPTPQPSAPSGEKDLTQDNSVSSSTDAARTKTDFTAARRPPLGKINAPCLERLLKSTESIITQKGAGGGVMGSGWS, from the exons ATGTCTGCTTCTGATTCGGACTATTCCATTGACTGGCTGGCCAGTGACGATGAGGAGAGCGAGCTGGAGCCAGAGTGCCAGAAAAGGGCAGCAGAACAGGTCTGGTGCCTTGATGCCCGCCAGCGCCTGCGCGACCAAGTCCGAGATGGGACCTTGGTGGCAAAAGacggagaagagagagagagacatcccAGCACCGGCTGTGACTTCCGTTCGACTTGCTTAGACTCCTGTGGAATGGAGCAGAACTGGGCGTCAGAAAGCCCCCCGTCCAGGAAGAGGCTGGGCCAGAAGAGACCCCACAGCCCTGGGTTGGCGGAGCACCACAACCAGCTGACTGCAAACCAGAGAGAGAAGAACCTGCTCTTTGCCAGCAAG TGCATGGAGCTGCAGTGTTACATACCTCCACTATCGTCCATCTTGAATGGGCTTCGGTCCGGAAGATACAGAGAAC GTCTCAGCAGTTTCCAGGAGAGTGTGGCCATGGACCGGATCCAGCGGATTATGGGTGTCCTCCAGAATCCCCACATGGG AGAGCGTTATGTCAACATTGTTCTGAAAATGGAGGAAATGCTAAAGAGCTGGTTCCCCCACATAAAACCACAGAACCACAGCACAGAGGAATGGAGGGCAGACACGACCCCTTCcaagaagcagaag TTGTCCATGCCTCCTCTTGCCTCCCCTGCTCAACCGGTTGCAGTAGTCAGCCTTGCTTCTGCTACCACCATCCACACGGGCACCAAGACCCTGCGGCTCAGTCATCTCACGCCCCCTGGATATTACTCTGCTACTCACCTCAAGTGGCTTCACACGTCTCCGATCTGCTCACCAAGTGCCGAACAGGCCCAGGGGATCCTCCCGACCCCACAGCCCTCTGCACCCTCTGGGGAAAAGGACCTTACCCAGGACAACTCTGTGTCCTCCAGCACTGACGCAGCACGAACCAAGACAGACTTTACGGCTGCCCGCCGCCCTCCCCTCGGCAAGATCAATGCGCCCTGTTTGGAGAGACTGCTGAAGTCCACCGAGAGCATAATTACCCAGAAAGGGGCCGGGGGAGGCGTGATGGGCAGCGGATGGTCCTAG